The following are encoded together in the Nocardioides okcheonensis genome:
- the ku gene encoding non-homologous end joining protein Ku, whose protein sequence is MRAIWKGAVSFGLVSVPVKLYAATESHDVSFRQVHAKDGGRIKYQRVCSLDGEEVAYADIAKGYETEDGEMVILTDDDMAELPSTSSREIAVEKFVPREQIDPLLFEKSYYLEPEGQGAKPYALLRQALKDADRMAVVTVALRQRTTIAVLRVRETEAGEVIVLQTMMWPDEVRVPDFKVEVDDAKPQEVKMAQMLVETLAGDFDATEFEDDYAGAVEALVKSKIEGGEIKRTETSTKTSGEVVDLLAALQKSVAAAKSARGEDSGDSDDEKPAKKTAAKKSAAKKTPAKKAAAKKTAAKKTAKKTATRKTAAKKAS, encoded by the coding sequence ATGCGAGCGATCTGGAAGGGCGCGGTCTCCTTCGGGCTGGTCAGCGTGCCGGTCAAGCTGTACGCCGCCACCGAGAGCCACGACGTGTCGTTCCGCCAGGTGCACGCCAAGGACGGCGGACGGATCAAGTACCAGCGGGTCTGCTCCCTCGACGGCGAGGAGGTGGCCTACGCCGACATCGCCAAGGGCTACGAGACCGAGGACGGCGAGATGGTCATCCTCACCGACGACGACATGGCCGAGCTGCCGTCGACGTCGTCGCGCGAGATCGCGGTGGAGAAGTTCGTGCCGCGCGAGCAGATCGACCCGCTGCTGTTCGAGAAGTCCTACTACCTCGAGCCGGAGGGCCAGGGCGCCAAGCCGTACGCCCTGCTCCGCCAGGCCCTCAAGGACGCCGACCGGATGGCGGTCGTCACCGTCGCGCTGCGCCAGCGCACCACGATCGCGGTGCTGCGGGTGCGCGAGACCGAGGCCGGCGAGGTGATCGTGCTGCAGACGATGATGTGGCCCGACGAGGTCCGCGTCCCCGACTTCAAGGTCGAGGTCGACGACGCGAAGCCGCAGGAGGTCAAGATGGCGCAGATGCTCGTCGAGACCCTCGCCGGCGACTTCGACGCCACCGAGTTCGAGGACGACTACGCCGGCGCCGTCGAGGCGCTCGTGAAGTCCAAGATCGAGGGCGGCGAGATCAAGCGCACCGAGACCTCCACGAAGACCTCCGGCGAGGTCGTCGACCTGCTCGCCGCGCTGCAGAAGTCGGTCGCCGCCGCGAAGTCCGCGCGCGGGGAGGACTCCGGCGACTCCGACGACGAGAAGCCCGCGAAGAAGACCGCTGCCAAGAAGTCGGCGGCGAAGAAGACCCCCGCCAAGAAGGCCGCCGCGAAGAAGACGGCAGCGAAGAAGACCGCGAAGAAGACCGCGACCAGGAAGACGGCCGCCAAGAAGGCCAGCTGA
- a CDS encoding SLC13 family permease, producing MGPEWIAIIALVALFVVGTLLPINMGALAYVAAWLVGMYSLGLDEKEILAGISADLVLTLIGVTYLFAIARQNGTVDLIVRTAVSSVGGRVALIPWVMFAVTAVITAIGAASPAACAIIGPIALGFAGRYGISPLMMGMFVVHGAQAGGFSPISIYGTITNSVMEDAGLGESHLTIFFSSLVVNTLMAAILFVVLGGRRLMSLRMDAEGELVAAGGGGGAVAASGERVRRDRSDAQSATGASPTTGTPNTDDAGTTLEHTLTLLAFLAVAVVALVFDKNIGFAAITAAVVLSILTPKAYKDTVKQIAWPTVLLVAGVSTYATILTTAGSPEFVGKWAAGLGAAAIGALILCYVGGIVSAFASSTALLPVIIPIAIPLVSADGGALSAGLFVAALAVSSTIVDVSPFSTNGALMLANRPDSIEESTYYKQILGYAVIVTLVGPLLVWAALVLPGALA from the coding sequence ATGGGTCCGGAATGGATAGCGATCATCGCCCTGGTCGCGTTGTTCGTGGTCGGCACGCTGCTGCCGATCAACATGGGAGCGCTGGCCTACGTCGCCGCGTGGCTCGTCGGGATGTACTCCCTCGGCCTGGACGAGAAGGAGATCCTCGCCGGCATCAGCGCCGACCTCGTCCTCACGCTGATCGGCGTGACGTACCTGTTCGCCATCGCCCGGCAGAACGGGACGGTCGACCTCATCGTGCGCACGGCCGTGTCGTCGGTCGGTGGGCGCGTGGCGCTGATCCCGTGGGTGATGTTCGCGGTCACCGCGGTGATCACCGCGATCGGGGCCGCGAGCCCCGCTGCCTGCGCGATCATCGGCCCGATCGCCCTCGGGTTCGCGGGTCGCTACGGGATCAGCCCGCTGATGATGGGCATGTTCGTCGTCCACGGCGCCCAGGCCGGCGGGTTCTCGCCGATCTCGATCTACGGCACCATCACCAACTCGGTGATGGAGGACGCCGGGCTCGGCGAGTCGCACCTGACCATCTTCTTCTCCAGCCTCGTGGTCAACACGCTGATGGCCGCGATCCTCTTCGTCGTCCTCGGCGGTCGCAGGCTGATGTCGCTGCGGATGGACGCCGAGGGTGAGCTCGTGGCCGCGGGCGGCGGCGGCGGCGCGGTCGCGGCGTCGGGGGAGCGGGTCCGCCGCGACCGCTCGGACGCCCAGTCCGCGACGGGTGCCAGCCCCACCACCGGCACCCCGAACACCGACGACGCCGGCACCACCCTCGAGCACACCCTGACCCTGCTCGCCTTCCTGGCGGTCGCGGTCGTCGCGCTGGTCTTCGACAAGAACATCGGCTTCGCCGCCATCACCGCCGCGGTCGTGCTCTCCATCCTGACCCCGAAGGCCTACAAGGACACCGTCAAGCAGATCGCCTGGCCCACCGTCCTGCTGGTCGCCGGCGTGAGCACCTACGCCACCATCCTCACCACCGCGGGCTCGCCCGAGTTCGTCGGCAAGTGGGCCGCCGGCCTCGGCGCCGCCGCCATCGGCGCGCTGATCCTCTGCTACGTCGGCGGCATCGTGTCGGCGTTCGCCTCCTCCACCGCGCTGCTGCCGGTGATCATCCCGATCGCGATCCCGCTCGTGTCCGCCGACGGCGGGGCGCTCTCGGCCGGGCTGTTCGTGGCCGCCCTCGCGGTCAGCTCCACGATCGTCGACGTCAGCCCGTTCTCCACCAACGGCGCCCTCATGCTGGCCAACAGGCCGGACAGCATCGAGGAGAGCACCTACTACAAGCAGATCCTCGGCTACGCCGTGATCGTCACCCTCGTCGGCCCGCTGCTCGTCTGGGCCGCCCTCGTCCTCCCAGGAGCCCTCGCATGA
- a CDS encoding response regulator transcription factor, which produces MLAVMVHDVLVVEDEEDIAVPLMRTLEREGYEVTRVSGGAEAVSRVVDDSPAVVILDLGLPDMDGLDVCRQMRAGGYDGGIIMVTARAGELDRVVGLDVGADDYLAKPFGLAELLARVRALLRRSSAAAEDTTTVVTSSGLKIDAASRRVHLNDKEIALTAKEFDVLAVLASHHDKVVPRETLMNQVWDQNWYGSTKTLDVTIGRLRSKLEAAEAGEKVVAIRGVGFRLETGS; this is translated from the coding sequence ATGCTCGCGGTCATGGTGCACGACGTGCTGGTCGTTGAGGACGAAGAGGACATCGCCGTCCCCCTGATGCGCACCCTGGAACGCGAGGGTTACGAAGTGACTCGCGTCTCGGGTGGAGCGGAGGCGGTGAGCCGTGTCGTCGACGACTCCCCGGCCGTGGTGATCCTCGACCTGGGCCTGCCGGACATGGACGGTCTCGACGTGTGCCGCCAGATGCGCGCCGGCGGCTACGACGGCGGCATCATCATGGTCACCGCCCGCGCCGGCGAGCTCGACCGCGTGGTCGGCCTCGACGTCGGCGCCGACGACTACCTCGCCAAGCCGTTCGGCCTCGCCGAGCTCCTCGCCCGCGTGCGCGCGCTCCTGCGCCGCTCCTCCGCGGCCGCCGAGGACACCACCACGGTCGTCACCTCCTCGGGCCTCAAGATCGACGCCGCGTCGCGCCGGGTGCACCTCAACGACAAGGAGATCGCGCTCACCGCGAAGGAGTTCGACGTCCTCGCGGTGCTGGCCTCCCACCACGACAAGGTGGTGCCGCGCGAGACCCTGATGAACCAGGTGTGGGACCAGAACTGGTACGGCTCGACCAAGACGCTCGACGTCACGATCGGCCGGCTGCGCTCCAAGCTCGAGGCCGCCGAGGCCGGCGAGAAGGTCGTCGCGATCCGCGGCGTCGGCTTCCGCCTGGAGACCGGCTCCTGA
- the ligD gene encoding non-homologous end-joining DNA ligase: MLASKADRVPTGAEWLHEVKWDGVRVLVDAHDGVVRMTSRNDNDVTPAWPDLSAPPLGGRDLLVDGEVIALNDRGVPDFRVLQHRMHVRNRQEVARLVTRVPATLMVFDLLRLDGEDLTTRPLEERRALLEELPLAESRWQVPAAYDDGDMLFTATLQQGLEGVVSKRRGSRYHFDRRSDDWRKLAHRHRGSFVVGGWRPQVGTQDRLAALLVGEVTEDGLAYRGRVGSGIAGATSARLARLLEPYAADASPFADEVPKEDARGTFWVEPRIVVDIDTHGLGYDRLRQPSFQGVRDDLTPEDLR; encoded by the coding sequence ATGCTCGCCTCCAAGGCCGACCGCGTGCCGACGGGGGCGGAGTGGCTCCACGAGGTGAAGTGGGACGGCGTACGCGTCCTGGTCGACGCCCACGACGGCGTGGTGCGGATGACCAGCCGCAACGACAACGACGTCACGCCCGCGTGGCCCGACCTGAGCGCCCCGCCGCTGGGCGGGCGCGACCTGCTCGTCGACGGCGAGGTGATCGCGCTCAACGACCGAGGCGTGCCCGACTTCCGGGTCCTGCAGCACCGGATGCACGTCCGCAACCGGCAGGAGGTCGCGCGCCTGGTGACGCGGGTGCCCGCCACGCTGATGGTCTTCGACCTGCTCCGCCTCGACGGCGAGGACCTCACGACCCGGCCGCTGGAGGAGCGTCGCGCGCTGCTCGAGGAGCTGCCGCTGGCCGAGTCGCGCTGGCAGGTGCCCGCGGCGTACGACGACGGCGACATGCTCTTCACCGCCACCCTGCAGCAGGGGCTCGAGGGGGTCGTCAGCAAGCGCCGCGGCTCGCGCTACCACTTCGACCGGCGCAGCGACGACTGGCGCAAGCTCGCCCACCGCCACCGCGGCTCGTTCGTGGTCGGCGGATGGCGCCCGCAGGTCGGCACGCAGGACCGGCTCGCCGCGCTCCTGGTCGGGGAGGTCACCGAGGACGGCCTGGCCTACCGCGGCCGCGTCGGCAGCGGCATCGCCGGCGCGACGAGCGCCCGGCTCGCCCGGCTGCTCGAGCCGTACGCCGCCGACGCCTCGCCGTTCGCCGACGAGGTCCCGAAGGAGGACGCCCGCGGCACCTTCTGGGTCGAGCCGCGGATCGTGGTCGACATCGACACCCACGGGCTGGGCTACGACCGGCTGCGCCAGCCGTCGTTCCAGGGCGTGCGCGACGACCTGACGCCGGAGGACCTCCGGTGA
- a CDS encoding alpha/beta fold hydrolase, whose product MVDYLTLDDGRTLEHLEGGDPDGFPLVYHSGTPSAVVEDAALLEAAASAGLRLVTFSRPGYGQSTPRGGPDHLVAPILADADDTATLLDHLGIGDFVTLGWSGGGPRALACAAAMPDQCRAAALLAGVAPYGVDGLDWLAGMGEENVRDFDAIVAGREVYRPIAEEQVAELRDVTADDIVASFGDLVDEVDAAALTGDFAEVVAASFRRSVEQGPVGMLEDNLQIVSPWGFDVRELRVPVSVWQGEHDRMVPFAHGQWLASAIPGARAHLFADEGHLSLVARIDDILADLKDLARL is encoded by the coding sequence ATGGTCGACTACCTCACCCTCGACGACGGCCGCACGCTGGAGCACCTCGAGGGCGGCGACCCCGACGGGTTCCCGCTCGTCTACCACTCCGGCACGCCCAGCGCGGTGGTCGAGGACGCCGCGCTCCTCGAGGCGGCTGCCTCGGCGGGGCTGCGGCTGGTGACCTTCTCGCGGCCGGGCTACGGCCAGTCGACGCCGCGGGGAGGGCCCGACCACCTCGTCGCGCCGATCCTGGCCGACGCCGACGACACCGCGACGCTGCTCGACCACCTCGGCATCGGTGACTTCGTCACCCTCGGGTGGTCGGGCGGCGGTCCGCGGGCCCTGGCGTGCGCGGCCGCGATGCCGGACCAGTGCCGCGCCGCCGCGCTGCTCGCGGGGGTCGCGCCGTACGGCGTCGACGGGCTGGACTGGCTGGCCGGGATGGGCGAGGAGAACGTGCGCGACTTCGACGCCATCGTCGCCGGGCGCGAGGTCTACCGCCCGATCGCCGAGGAGCAGGTGGCCGAGCTGCGCGACGTCACCGCCGACGACATCGTGGCGTCGTTCGGCGACCTGGTCGACGAGGTGGACGCCGCCGCCCTCACCGGCGACTTCGCCGAGGTGGTCGCGGCGTCCTTCCGGCGCTCCGTGGAGCAGGGACCGGTCGGGATGCTCGAGGACAACCTGCAGATCGTCTCGCCCTGGGGCTTCGACGTCCGCGAGCTCCGCGTCCCGGTGTCGGTGTGGCAGGGCGAGCACGACCGGATGGTGCCCTTCGCCCACGGCCAGTGGCTCGCCTCCGCGATCCCCGGCGCCCGCGCGCACCTCTTCGCCGACGAGGGCCACCTGTCCCTGGTCGCCCGCATCGACGACATCCTCGCCGACCTCAAGGACCTCGCCCGGCTCTGA
- a CDS encoding CaiB/BaiF CoA transferase family protein: MTGPLSDLLVVDLTRALAGPHCTQMLGDLGARVIKVEAPGSGDDTRGWGPPFVGEPDARQSTYFLCTNRNKESIALDLKDAGDKDVLLGLVERADVLVENFRTGVLERLGLGIEELMRRNPRLVVLSITGFGHDGPEGGRAGYDQIAQGEAGLMSLTGSGPDDPQRVGVPIADLLSGMYGAYGILAALHERERTGRGQVVRTSLLASVVGVHAFQGTRWTVAGEVGRAQGNHHPSIAPYGLFHCRDGAVQIALGSEGLWRRFCEGFGLDPEADGLASNGERVAHRDRVIEVVEAAFADWDSEPLLARLAEVGVPAGKVRTLDEVYEWDQVASQGLLLDVEHASLGHLTLPGPPLRFFDGEGAEVTRRDHVAPPLLDQHADEIRAWVGGGGA; the protein is encoded by the coding sequence ATGACCGGACCCCTCTCCGACCTGCTCGTCGTCGACCTCACCCGCGCCCTCGCCGGACCGCACTGCACACAGATGCTCGGCGACCTCGGCGCCCGCGTGATCAAGGTGGAGGCGCCGGGCAGCGGCGACGACACCCGCGGCTGGGGCCCGCCGTTCGTCGGGGAGCCCGACGCGCGCCAGTCGACGTACTTCCTGTGCACCAACCGCAACAAGGAGTCGATCGCGCTCGACCTCAAGGACGCGGGGGACAAGGACGTGCTGCTCGGGCTCGTCGAGCGCGCCGACGTGCTGGTGGAGAACTTCCGCACCGGCGTGCTCGAGCGTCTCGGCCTCGGCATCGAGGAGCTGATGCGGCGCAACCCGCGCCTCGTCGTCCTGTCCATCACCGGCTTCGGCCACGACGGTCCCGAGGGCGGACGCGCGGGCTACGACCAGATCGCCCAGGGCGAGGCCGGCCTGATGTCGCTGACCGGCTCGGGGCCCGACGACCCGCAGCGGGTCGGGGTGCCGATCGCCGACCTGCTGTCCGGGATGTACGGCGCCTACGGCATCCTCGCCGCGCTCCACGAGCGCGAGCGCACCGGCAGGGGCCAGGTCGTGCGGACCTCCCTGCTCGCCTCGGTCGTCGGCGTGCACGCCTTCCAGGGCACCCGGTGGACCGTCGCCGGCGAGGTCGGCCGCGCGCAGGGCAACCACCACCCGTCGATCGCGCCCTACGGCCTGTTCCACTGCCGCGACGGAGCGGTGCAGATCGCGCTCGGCAGCGAGGGCCTGTGGAGGCGGTTCTGCGAGGGCTTCGGCCTCGACCCCGAGGCGGACGGGCTCGCCAGCAACGGCGAGCGCGTCGCGCACCGCGACCGCGTCATCGAGGTCGTCGAGGCGGCCTTCGCCGACTGGGACTCCGAGCCGCTGCTCGCCCGCCTGGCCGAGGTCGGCGTGCCGGCAGGCAAGGTCCGCACCCTCGACGAGGTCTACGAGTGGGACCAGGTCGCCAGCCAAGGGCTGCTGCTCGACGTCGAGCACGCCAGCCTCGGCCACCTGACGCTGCCCGGCCCGCCGCTGCGCTTCTTCGACGGCGAGGGCGCCGAGGTCACGCGCCGCGACCACGTCGCGCCGCCGCTCCTCGACCAGCACGCCGACGAGATCCGGGCCTGGGTCGGCGGTGGCGGGGCATGA
- a CDS encoding acetyl-CoA carboxylase carboxyltransferase subunit alpha/beta produces the protein MTRRWTAHELLDLVLDPGTYASWDSPVDLTGVEPGYRAVLEAAAAKAGTDESVLTGRGEVRGRPVAVVVNEFAFLAGSIGRVAADRIIAAVRRATAEGLPLLASTASGGTRMQEGTPAFVRMAEISRALMDHRAAGLPYLVHLRHPTTGGVYASWGSLGHVTVAEPGALVGFLGPKVFEALHGRPFRPGVQVAEHLAASGVIDGVAAAEDLPALVDLALGVLVDPPGAGSLPQRPKRLLGDHAAWDSIERTRAVGRIGLRDLLAHGATGTVRLRGTDEGERDSTVTVALTRIDDQPCVVVGQDRSRQTPGHLMGPGALREARRGMRLAEELGLPLVTVIDTPGAELSPEAEERAIAGEIARCIATLTTMRVPTLSVVLGQGCGGGALALLPAQMVVATEHAWLSPLPPEGASVIVHGDVSHAPEMATQQRVRAVDLLADGIVHHIVPEVDGEQPADLAAAVAAEIGTRLRELTGAAVAEAC, from the coding sequence ATGACGCGCCGCTGGACCGCCCACGAGCTGCTCGACCTGGTCCTCGACCCCGGGACGTACGCGTCCTGGGACTCCCCGGTCGACCTGACCGGCGTCGAGCCGGGCTACCGCGCCGTCCTCGAGGCGGCTGCCGCGAAGGCCGGCACCGACGAGTCGGTGCTGACCGGTCGCGGCGAGGTCCGCGGGCGCCCGGTCGCCGTCGTGGTCAACGAGTTCGCCTTCCTGGCCGGCTCGATCGGGCGGGTCGCCGCCGACCGGATCATCGCGGCCGTGCGCCGGGCGACCGCCGAGGGCCTGCCGCTGCTGGCCAGCACCGCGTCGGGCGGCACGCGCATGCAGGAGGGCACGCCCGCCTTCGTGCGGATGGCCGAGATCTCCCGCGCCCTGATGGACCACCGCGCCGCCGGCCTGCCCTACCTCGTGCACCTGCGCCACCCCACCACCGGCGGGGTGTACGCCTCGTGGGGCTCGCTCGGGCACGTGACGGTCGCCGAGCCCGGCGCGCTGGTCGGCTTCCTCGGGCCGAAGGTGTTCGAGGCGCTCCACGGACGCCCGTTCCGCCCGGGCGTGCAGGTCGCCGAGCACCTCGCCGCGTCGGGCGTCATCGACGGGGTGGCCGCCGCGGAGGACCTCCCGGCCCTGGTCGACCTCGCGCTGGGCGTCCTCGTCGACCCGCCGGGCGCGGGGTCGCTGCCCCAGCGGCCCAAGCGGCTGCTCGGCGACCACGCCGCCTGGGACAGCATCGAGCGCACCCGCGCGGTGGGCCGGATCGGGCTGCGGGACCTGCTCGCCCACGGCGCCACCGGGACCGTGCGGCTGCGCGGCACCGACGAGGGCGAGCGCGACTCGACCGTGACGGTCGCCCTCACCCGGATCGACGACCAGCCGTGCGTCGTGGTGGGCCAGGACCGCTCGCGCCAGACCCCGGGACACCTGATGGGCCCGGGCGCGCTGCGCGAGGCGCGTCGCGGCATGCGGCTGGCCGAGGAGCTGGGGCTGCCGCTGGTGACCGTCATCGACACCCCGGGCGCCGAGCTGTCGCCCGAGGCGGAGGAGCGGGCGATCGCGGGCGAGATCGCCCGGTGCATCGCGACCCTCACCACGATGCGGGTGCCGACGCTCTCGGTCGTGCTCGGCCAGGGCTGCGGCGGGGGAGCGCTCGCGCTGCTGCCGGCGCAGATGGTGGTGGCGACCGAGCACGCGTGGCTCTCGCCGCTGCCGCCCGAGGGGGCGAGCGTCATCGTGCACGGCGACGTCTCGCACGCGCCGGAGATGGCGACGCAGCAGCGGGTGCGCGCCGTCGACCTGCTGGCCGACGGGATCGTCCACCACATCGTGCCCGAGGTCGACGGCGAGCAGCCCGCCGACCTGGCGGCGGCGGTGGCCGCCGAGATCGGCACCCGCCTGCGCGAGCTGACCGGCGCGGCGGTGGCCGAGGCCTGCTGA
- a CDS encoding ATPase, T2SS/T4P/T4SS family, with protein MAVDRATADRPIADRSSHDALVRRLDDQVRDRVRREGVDPQREAAAVRRIAEDVVRDHDQLSLTGAVAPVADADAVVTDLLARVAGFGPLQPFLDDPEVEEVWINSPERVFIARRGRHELTNLRLDADQVSELVERMLKSSGRRIDISTPFVDAMLPEGHRLHVVLEGISRGFTAVNIRKFLLRAHRLSDLVTLGSLTPQAARFLEASVRAGTNVLVAGGTQAGKTTMLNCLAAAVPGGERVVSAEEVFELPNIVRVQTWLRLSTPHKGRSSTSGRASTGPALARRWNDSARTA; from the coding sequence ATGGCCGTCGACCGCGCCACCGCCGACCGTCCGATCGCGGACCGGTCGAGCCACGACGCGCTCGTGCGCCGCCTCGACGACCAGGTCCGCGACCGGGTGCGGCGCGAGGGCGTCGACCCCCAGCGCGAGGCAGCCGCCGTACGCCGCATCGCCGAGGACGTCGTCCGCGACCACGACCAGCTCAGCCTGACCGGCGCCGTGGCGCCCGTCGCCGACGCCGACGCGGTCGTCACCGACCTGCTGGCCCGCGTGGCGGGCTTCGGGCCGCTCCAGCCGTTCCTCGACGACCCCGAGGTCGAGGAGGTGTGGATCAACTCCCCGGAGCGGGTCTTCATCGCCCGCCGCGGCCGCCACGAGCTGACCAACCTGCGCCTCGACGCCGACCAGGTCTCCGAGCTGGTCGAGCGGATGCTCAAGTCGAGCGGGCGCCGCATCGACATCAGCACGCCGTTCGTCGACGCGATGCTGCCCGAGGGACACCGGCTCCACGTCGTGCTCGAGGGCATCAGCCGCGGCTTCACCGCGGTCAACATCCGCAAGTTCCTGCTGCGCGCCCACCGGCTCTCCGACCTCGTCACGCTCGGCAGCCTGACCCCGCAGGCCGCACGCTTCCTCGAGGCCTCGGTCCGCGCCGGGACGAACGTCCTGGTCGCCGGCGGCACCCAGGCCGGCAAGACCACCATGCTCAACTGCCTCGCGGCCGCCGTCCCCGGGGGCGAGCGGGTCGTCAGCGCCGAGGAGGTCTTCGAGCTACCGAACATTGTTAGAGTACAGACATGGCTGCGACTGTCAACACCCCACAAAGGGCGTTCGTCTACCTCCGGCAGAGCCTCGACCGGGCCGGCTCTGGCGCGGCGGTGGAACGACAGCGCGAGGACTGCCTAA
- the ligD gene encoding non-homologous end-joining DNA ligase, with protein sequence MSEVQVDVEGRTLTISNLDKVLYPRTGTTKGEVLHYYAAVAPVLLPHLRDRAVTRIRWPHGVEGSSFFEKNAPAGTPSWVRTVEVPTTGSRTGKGDGTLRFPICDDLATLTWLANLAALELHVHQWTVEEDGTPRHPDRLVIDLDPGEPAGLHECAQVALLVREALAERDLTCTPVTSGSKGLHLYARLPGDLDSDGTTELAREVAEALQKAHPDLVTATMTKAKRPGKVFLDWSQNSGSKTTVSPYSLRGRERPTVATPLTWDEVEEGADDDLALEQLGMEQVLERVAELGDVFDA encoded by the coding sequence GTGAGCGAGGTGCAGGTCGACGTCGAGGGCCGCACGCTGACCATCAGCAACCTCGACAAGGTGCTCTACCCGCGCACCGGCACCACCAAGGGCGAGGTGCTGCACTACTACGCCGCCGTCGCCCCCGTCCTGCTCCCGCACCTGCGCGACCGGGCGGTGACCCGCATCCGCTGGCCGCACGGCGTGGAGGGCTCCAGCTTCTTCGAGAAGAACGCACCCGCCGGCACGCCGTCGTGGGTGCGGACCGTCGAGGTGCCGACCACCGGCTCGCGCACCGGCAAGGGCGACGGCACACTCCGCTTCCCGATCTGCGACGACCTCGCCACCCTCACCTGGCTGGCCAACCTCGCGGCGCTCGAGCTGCACGTGCACCAGTGGACGGTCGAGGAGGACGGCACGCCGCGCCACCCCGACCGGCTGGTGATCGACCTCGACCCCGGCGAGCCCGCCGGGCTGCACGAGTGTGCGCAGGTGGCGCTGCTGGTGCGCGAGGCGCTCGCCGAGCGCGACCTGACCTGCACCCCGGTGACGAGCGGCAGCAAGGGGCTCCACCTCTACGCCCGCCTGCCCGGTGACCTCGACAGCGACGGCACGACCGAGCTGGCGCGCGAGGTCGCCGAGGCGCTGCAGAAGGCACACCCCGACCTGGTGACGGCGACCATGACCAAGGCCAAGCGGCCGGGCAAGGTGTTCCTCGACTGGTCGCAGAACAGCGGCTCCAAGACGACCGTGTCGCCGTACTCCCTGCGCGGACGCGAGCGGCCCACCGTCGCCACGCCCCTGACGTGGGACGAGGTCGAGGAGGGCGCGGACGACGACCTCGCGCTCGAGCAGCTCGGCATGGAGCAGGTGCTGGAGCGCGTGGCCGAGCTGGGCGACGTGTTCGACGCCTGA
- a CDS encoding recombinase family protein encodes MAATVNTPQRAFVYLRQSLDRAGSGAAVERQREDCLKLCAERGWDVAQVFTDNDVSASSRKPRPEYARMLAAVDAGGAEIVVAWHVDRLTRRLTELEELIDLAQRTGLRIATVTGDVDLSTDAGRLVGRILASVARGEVERKGARQKRAQQQAAEQGRPAGGRRPFGYASDGVTVNEVEAGHVREAYVDVMHGASLKSVARRWNDAQAFTSAGNPWSHSTVRGVLKNPRYAGLRTYRGEVVGPATWPALVDADTFEAVRAILAVPERRTTLSTARKYLLPSLALCWKCGSDVATGHTRHGKRVYVCRAGKCISRKAEPVDDFVEAVVIERLSRSDAADLLTESGGDELRALQAKAAGIRERLDDLATGLEEGILTLPAVRKSSARLRAELQAVEAEAANAVHTDALGPLVASGDVAETWARLDIGQRRQVIDALMVVTLLKPEAGRRDFAPDTVEIHWKSDQS; translated from the coding sequence ATGGCTGCGACTGTCAACACCCCACAAAGGGCGTTCGTCTACCTCCGGCAGAGCCTCGACCGGGCCGGCTCTGGCGCGGCGGTGGAACGACAGCGCGAGGACTGCCTAAAGCTCTGCGCCGAGCGCGGGTGGGACGTGGCCCAGGTGTTCACCGACAACGACGTCTCGGCCTCGTCGCGCAAGCCACGTCCCGAGTACGCCAGGATGCTGGCCGCGGTCGACGCCGGGGGAGCGGAGATCGTCGTCGCCTGGCACGTCGACCGTCTGACCCGCCGGCTGACCGAGCTCGAGGAGCTGATCGATCTGGCGCAGCGCACCGGCCTGCGCATCGCCACGGTGACTGGCGACGTCGACCTGTCCACCGATGCGGGCCGTCTGGTCGGGCGGATCCTCGCGTCGGTGGCCCGCGGAGAGGTCGAACGCAAGGGGGCTCGGCAGAAACGCGCCCAGCAGCAGGCCGCGGAGCAGGGGCGGCCGGCCGGCGGCCGGCGGCCCTTTGGCTATGCCAGCGACGGCGTGACCGTCAACGAGGTCGAGGCTGGGCACGTCCGTGAGGCCTACGTCGACGTGATGCACGGCGCATCGCTGAAGTCGGTCGCTCGACGCTGGAACGACGCGCAGGCGTTTACCAGCGCAGGCAACCCCTGGTCCCACAGCACCGTGCGCGGCGTGCTGAAGAACCCCCGCTACGCAGGCCTGCGGACGTACCGCGGCGAGGTGGTCGGCCCCGCGACGTGGCCGGCCCTGGTTGACGCCGACACGTTCGAGGCCGTCAGGGCCATCCTCGCGGTCCCTGAGCGGCGTACGACGCTCTCGACGGCCCGGAAGTACCTCCTGCCCAGTCTGGCCCTCTGCTGGAAGTGCGGGAGCGACGTCGCGACCGGCCACACGCGCCACGGGAAGCGGGTCTACGTCTGCCGCGCCGGGAAGTGCATCAGCCGCAAGGCCGAGCCCGTCGACGACTTCGTCGAGGCCGTCGTCATCGAGCGTCTATCGCGGTCGGACGCCGCCGATCTCCTGACCGAGTCCGGAGGCGACGAGCTCCGCGCCCTGCAGGCGAAGGCCGCTGGGATCCGCGAGCGCCTCGACGATCTCGCAACGGGGCTCGAGGAGGGCATCCTCACGCTCCCTGCCGTGCGCAAGTCGAGCGCGCGCCTGCGCGCCGAGCTCCAGGCGGTCGAAGCCGAGGCCGCCAACGCCGTCCACACGGACGCACTGGGCCCTCTGGTCGCCTCTGGTGACGTCGCGGAGACCTGGGCTCGCCTCGACATCGGGCAGCGGCGACAGGTGATCGACGCGCTGATGGTGGTAACCCTGCTGAAGCCCGAGGCCGGGCGCCGAGACTTTGCACCCGACACGGTTGAGATCCACTGGAAGTCGGACCAGTCCTAA